One window from the genome of Fulvivirga lutea encodes:
- the meaB gene encoding methylmalonyl Co-A mutase-associated GTPase MeaB has product MRKRLSKEELINGVLGGDTITLSRAITLIESALLSDRELSEEVLNAILPKTGKSIRIGITGVPGVGKSTFIESFGSYLCEQGHKVAVLAIDPSSQKTSGSILGDKTRMEKLAHHPNAFIRPSPTGTSLGGVANKTRETMLLCEAAGFDVILIETVGVGQSETAVKGMVDFFLLLMLAGAGDELQGIKKGIMEMADGIAITKADGENVKQSKQAKNEYQNALHLFPPSESGWYPKVLICSAVDKMGLDSIWEMIEEYKAKLKTNGYFDQQRKVQNVDWMNEAIRQGLLINFYNSPKVVDQLELLKQKVADGKITPQSAARKLLQDNSNSAK; this is encoded by the coding sequence ATGCGTAAGCGTCTATCAAAAGAGGAACTTATTAATGGTGTTTTAGGTGGAGATACCATAACACTAAGTCGTGCTATTACGCTTATTGAAAGTGCTTTACTTTCTGATCGTGAATTGAGTGAGGAAGTCTTGAATGCAATACTGCCAAAAACGGGTAAATCTATTCGAATTGGTATTACCGGTGTACCGGGTGTTGGAAAAAGTACTTTTATTGAGTCATTTGGTTCTTATTTATGCGAGCAGGGCCATAAAGTGGCTGTTTTAGCCATTGACCCTAGTAGCCAAAAAACAAGTGGCAGCATTTTAGGTGATAAAACACGTATGGAGAAACTAGCGCATCATCCAAATGCCTTTATACGTCCTTCGCCCACTGGCACCTCTTTGGGTGGCGTTGCCAATAAAACCAGAGAGACCATGTTGCTGTGTGAAGCTGCAGGTTTTGATGTGATTTTGATTGAAACTGTAGGCGTTGGGCAATCTGAAACAGCCGTAAAAGGTATGGTAGATTTCTTTTTACTACTGATGCTCGCAGGTGCCGGAGATGAACTTCAGGGCATTAAAAAAGGTATTATGGAAATGGCGGATGGTATTGCCATTACCAAAGCTGATGGTGAAAATGTAAAGCAAAGTAAGCAAGCCAAAAACGAGTATCAGAATGCTCTGCATCTATTCCCTCCTTCAGAATCGGGTTGGTATCCTAAAGTACTCATCTGCTCGGCTGTAGATAAAATGGGCCTTGATTCGATTTGGGAAATGATTGAAGAATATAAGGCCAAATTAAAAACCAATGGCTATTTCGATCAACAGCGAAAAGTTCAGAATGTAGATTGGATGAACGAAGCCATTAGACAAGGGCTCCTGATTAATTTCTATAATAGTCCCAAGGTTGTAGATCAGCTGGAATTATTGAAGCAAAAAGTGGCTGATGGTAAGATTACACCCCAATCTGCTGCCAGAAAGTTACTTCAAGATAACTCGAATTCAGCAAAGTAG
- a CDS encoding TonB-dependent receptor plug domain-containing protein, translating to MRKLLFIVLAAAPAYLFAQEIKQDTVLNEVIISGNRMAKEVFTTSRSARVITSSEIEKSAYNTVGELLSNETSIYVVGSGQNPGSNQSLFMRGSNSNHVNVLIDGVKITDPSSPNGAIDFSEISVANIERIEIIKGSHGALYGTGGIGGVINIITKKAQEGLAGNASLQVGSLGGGGVATNQNLYVNYGKKGFYVNGSVFNSNINGINAAQDTSTADTFKKPDEDDFRKTDYSIKAGYKNNVVDISIGYKKADQRADIDDGAFADDDNYKLDFDRDLYQYGINYQLNEKLSASFNGGYSESTRLSLDDSSLVAPNVYDQTFVSSETDGLLNTNEVQLTYQGIGSFSAILGAGMYKEEMDLLTYFYSNGPFGVFEQTTDYDSVDMSLESKYAFASINYHIGESVEFLNNLYITSSVRYTDLSNGSDNWSFDFSPSYQLNNSLIYLSYSQGFNQPSLTQLYSPNGVFNFTTRGNENLNPETSRTYEVGVKHKLTTKGFLTASAFRTTVKNAIEYVYLWNANTPISNLSFGDYLGDTYINIAEQNILGLELEAEYNIANTLKLRAGGTWLETEMVSSDEDLDVGYTGNNHVQLYSNGVFLSSEDQDSELVRRPTRQIFGAVEYNPKNKFSTQLTANFINSRPDVVYDPSLGPFGALGTSEVDDYLLFDLSGTYQLKENMTLTGRIENLLDEDYFEINGFNSRGRSFYIKLSYNF from the coding sequence ATGAGAAAACTACTATTTATTGTGCTGGCCGCAGCTCCAGCTTATCTTTTTGCACAGGAGATAAAACAAGATACTGTGCTCAATGAGGTCATTATTTCAGGAAACAGAATGGCCAAAGAAGTATTTACTACAAGCAGAAGTGCCAGAGTTATTACCAGTTCAGAAATTGAGAAAAGTGCTTATAATACGGTAGGCGAACTACTTTCAAATGAAACCTCAATTTATGTGGTTGGTTCTGGTCAAAATCCTGGTAGCAACCAGTCTTTATTTATGCGCGGTAGCAACAGCAACCATGTAAACGTATTAATTGACGGTGTTAAGATTACAGACCCATCATCACCCAATGGAGCAATTGATTTTTCAGAAATTTCTGTAGCCAATATAGAACGAATTGAGATCATAAAGGGGTCTCACGGGGCATTATACGGCACAGGAGGCATTGGTGGGGTTATCAATATCATTACAAAAAAGGCGCAAGAAGGATTGGCCGGCAATGCGTCACTACAAGTGGGATCGCTTGGTGGAGGAGGAGTAGCAACAAATCAAAACCTCTATGTGAATTACGGCAAAAAGGGTTTTTATGTGAATGGATCTGTATTTAATTCAAACATAAATGGGATCAATGCTGCTCAGGATACTTCAACTGCTGATACTTTTAAAAAGCCGGATGAAGATGACTTTAGAAAGACAGATTACTCTATAAAAGCAGGCTATAAAAATAATGTAGTTGATATATCCATTGGCTACAAAAAAGCAGATCAGAGAGCTGATATTGATGATGGAGCGTTTGCCGATGATGATAATTATAAATTGGACTTTGATCGGGATTTATATCAATACGGTATCAATTATCAATTGAATGAGAAATTAAGTGCATCCTTCAACGGTGGGTACAGCGAATCAACACGTTTATCACTAGATGATTCTTCATTGGTGGCACCCAATGTTTACGACCAAACTTTTGTAAGCAGCGAAACGGATGGACTCCTAAACACTAATGAAGTTCAGCTAACATATCAGGGTATTGGATCATTTTCAGCAATTCTTGGCGCTGGGATGTACAAGGAAGAAATGGATTTACTAACCTATTTTTATAGTAATGGGCCATTTGGTGTTTTTGAGCAAACTACGGATTACGATTCGGTAGACATGTCATTAGAATCTAAATACGCCTTTGCCAGCATCAATTATCATATTGGCGAGTCAGTTGAATTTTTGAATAACCTATATATTACCTCAAGCGTGAGGTACACAGATTTATCAAATGGTTCTGATAACTGGAGTTTTGATTTTAGCCCTTCTTATCAACTGAATAATTCTTTGATTTATCTATCCTATTCACAAGGCTTCAATCAACCATCGCTAACTCAGCTTTATTCTCCAAACGGGGTATTTAATTTTACAACCAGAGGCAATGAAAATCTAAATCCTGAAACTTCCAGAACGTATGAAGTAGGAGTAAAACATAAATTGACAACGAAAGGGTTTCTTACTGCTTCGGCATTTAGAACCACGGTAAAAAATGCGATTGAATATGTTTACCTATGGAATGCTAACACACCAATCTCTAATTTATCGTTTGGAGATTATTTAGGAGATACGTATATCAATATTGCTGAGCAGAACATTTTAGGATTGGAGTTGGAGGCCGAGTACAATATAGCTAATACCCTAAAATTACGAGCGGGCGGTACGTGGTTGGAAACAGAAATGGTGAGTAGCGATGAAGATTTGGATGTAGGTTATACCGGTAATAATCATGTTCAACTATATTCAAACGGTGTTTTTTTATCTTCAGAAGACCAAGACTCGGAATTAGTAAGAAGGCCTACCAGACAAATTTTTGGAGCAGTTGAATACAATCCAAAAAACAAATTCTCCACGCAATTAACAGCAAATTTCATAAACAGTAGGCCAGATGTAGTTTACGATCCATCATTAGGGCCATTTGGTGCTTTGGGCACCTCGGAGGTGGATGATTATCTGTTGTTTGATCTATCTGGCACTTACCAATTAAAAGAAAACATGACTCTTACAGGGCGTATCGAAAATTTGTTGGATGAAGATTATTTTGAGATTAATGGTTTTAATTCTCGTGGTAGAAGCTTTTATATTAAATTGAGCTATAATTTTTAG
- a CDS encoding acyl-CoA thioesterase, whose translation MDIEERIEKSKTSVFKAVFPNTTNHYDTLFGGTALQLMDEVAFITATRFTRKRVVTVSSDKVDFAHPIPAGTLVELMGAVIHVGNTSLKVQVDIFIEQMYTDERKRAIQGEFTFVAIDENKKPVSVL comes from the coding sequence ATGGATATTGAAGAAAGAATAGAAAAATCCAAGACCTCTGTATTCAAAGCGGTTTTCCCCAATACTACGAATCATTACGATACCTTATTCGGAGGAACTGCTTTGCAATTGATGGATGAGGTTGCTTTTATTACTGCCACTCGCTTTACAAGAAAGCGGGTGGTTACGGTATCATCTGATAAAGTAGACTTTGCGCATCCAATACCTGCAGGTACATTGGTAGAGCTTATGGGCGCTGTCATACATGTGGGCAATACCAGTTTAAAAGTGCAGGTTGATATCTTTATTGAGCAGATGTATACTGATGAAAGAAAGAGAGCTATACAAGGAGAATTTACTTTTGTTGCCATAGATGAAAACAAAAAGCCAGTTTCTGTCTTATAG
- a CDS encoding Hsp20/alpha crystallin family protein — protein sequence MKIVKYNPLNDFIPSTFGSILENAINNGNENYFEPAVDFVKNDKSFELHVAAPGLEKSDFEINMNEDTLTISGERKRNESTNYTRVESNFGKFKRSFKIGDSIDKEKIKAAYLNGILKVELPINEKKLEKKTIKID from the coding sequence ATGAAAATTGTAAAATACAACCCACTGAACGACTTCATTCCATCAACATTTGGAAGCATATTGGAAAATGCCATTAACAACGGGAATGAAAATTATTTCGAGCCAGCTGTAGACTTTGTTAAGAATGACAAAAGCTTTGAACTACATGTTGCGGCACCAGGTCTGGAGAAATCAGATTTTGAGATTAACATGAATGAAGACACTTTAACAATCTCAGGAGAGCGTAAACGCAACGAAAGTACGAATTACACAAGAGTAGAATCCAACTTTGGCAAGTTCAAAAGATCATTCAAAATTGGTGACAGCATAGATAAAGAAAAAATTAAGGCTGCCTATTTAAATGGTATTCTTAAAGTAGAACTTCCTATAAATGAGAAGAAACTGGAGAAAAAAACCATTAAAATTGACTAA
- a CDS encoding response regulator transcription factor, translated as MEKFKLDNTIKVCIVDKDIRWSQAVKMLIEDNLSLRVIDLHKEFPKEKVFLETQPHLVLVNVDENSDSYKLIKSIKVKLPFIQFLPYSDSPTEETILNFIEHDSGGFLINVKFDYKQLIKGIVKLQEGKPALSPIASRVLVSSFYNQIPKNLTKKEIEVLNQLKKGKNSAEIAKSLDIKQNTVRAHMYNIYEKLDVKNKAEAIALLG; from the coding sequence ATGGAGAAATTTAAGTTAGATAATACTATTAAAGTTTGTATTGTCGATAAAGATATTCGTTGGTCTCAGGCGGTTAAAATGCTTATTGAGGATAACTTAAGCCTGCGTGTGATAGATTTACATAAAGAATTTCCTAAAGAAAAGGTTTTTTTGGAAACGCAGCCTCATCTAGTGCTTGTAAATGTGGATGAGAATTCTGACTCTTACAAATTGATTAAGTCAATTAAAGTAAAATTACCTTTTATTCAATTTCTACCTTATTCTGATTCACCAACTGAAGAAACTATCTTGAATTTCATTGAACATGATTCAGGAGGATTTTTAATCAATGTAAAATTTGATTATAAGCAGCTAATTAAAGGCATTGTTAAACTTCAAGAGGGCAAACCAGCACTTTCACCAATAGCTAGTAGAGTTTTAGTTTCCAGCTTTTATAATCAAATACCAAAAAATTTAACAAAGAAGGAAATTGAAGTTTTGAATCAATTGAAAAAAGGTAAAAATTCTGCTGAAATAGCAAAATCACTCGATATTAAACAAAATACTGTTCGAGCTCATATGTATAATATATACGAAAAGCTTGATGTGAAGAATAAAGCTGAAGCAATAGCCCTATTAGGCTAA
- a CDS encoding LytR/AlgR family response regulator transcription factor, which translates to MNKTAVIVEDEKHTAERLSGLISDLTSINVVAHISSVKAAMQWFGQNELPDVIFLDIHLGDGTGFDVLEFVEGYPYIIFTTAYDQYTLDAFQYNSVDYLLKPIKPKELAKAILKIDKIQPQSYGMAVDKARNQLEKKYKGRFLFKVGSKYQQVLAKDIAYFYSNDGLNYARKTTGENFVTDCTMDELEQVLDPTDFFRCNRGMIIRADNIKEIHTYFNGRLLLDCQPKFEYDEVLVSREKVKDFKNWLDG; encoded by the coding sequence TTGAATAAAACAGCTGTAATAGTAGAAGATGAAAAACACACCGCTGAGCGTTTAAGCGGCCTTATTTCTGATCTCACTTCAATAAATGTTGTTGCACATATTTCATCCGTAAAGGCTGCCATGCAATGGTTTGGGCAGAATGAACTGCCCGATGTTATATTTCTTGATATTCATTTAGGTGATGGAACCGGTTTCGATGTACTTGAATTTGTGGAAGGCTATCCTTACATCATTTTCACTACTGCCTATGATCAATATACCTTAGATGCCTTTCAATATAACAGTGTGGATTATCTATTAAAGCCCATAAAACCTAAGGAGCTGGCCAAGGCCATTCTAAAAATTGATAAAATACAACCACAGTCTTACGGCATGGCTGTTGATAAAGCCAGAAATCAGTTAGAGAAGAAATACAAAGGCCGATTTTTGTTTAAAGTAGGCTCTAAATACCAGCAGGTGCTGGCAAAGGATATTGCCTATTTCTATAGTAATGATGGGCTTAATTATGCCCGAAAAACTACAGGTGAAAATTTTGTTACAGATTGTACCATGGATGAACTGGAACAGGTGCTAGATCCTACTGACTTTTTCAGATGCAATAGAGGAATGATTATAAGAGCTGATAATATCAAAGAAATCCATACCTATTTTAATGGTCGGTTGCTGTTGGACTGCCAGCCGAAATTTGAATATGATGAGGTGCTGGTGAGTAGAGAAAAGGTGAAGGACTTTAAGAATTGGTTGGATGGGTAA
- a CDS encoding CHASE2 domain-containing protein: MAKQKIKGSIWVDSLFATVFIYLFMYVISNISAFKIFDAFDSIGQALEDMEMTDIAFSQLREPLPPDTSIVLVNFGPLDRQGIADQLKIIDKYKPKVIGIDSFFKGYGYGGTAEDTLKTLYLTEVLNNIQAELVMVAKVEQTDSLAEKYAGEEMYDYLYLSDSMFIKNAHAAIANLDTDAEFQDDIKICRKFPPKREVLGTGEEYLAFAAKMAELYDPSSTKPLLERDKDFEIINYRGDFVNFFDQSRFSTRFYALDWYQVLQEDFVPEIIEGKIVLFGYLGEEFGAAQWEDKFFTPLNTKIAGRANPDMFGPVIHANITSMILNRDYVDSLTETQEIVLGVILCYLNVLLFSFIYRNMGVWYDGATKLIQVIEVMLILFIIIQLFATVSFKLEISIGLFAVALAGDLLEVYYGVVRNAVMKLMDRVSKRKRKAPVVSE; the protein is encoded by the coding sequence ATGGCGAAGCAAAAAATCAAAGGAAGTATTTGGGTAGACAGTCTCTTTGCAACGGTATTTATTTACCTGTTTATGTATGTCATTTCGAACATTTCTGCATTTAAAATATTTGATGCCTTTGATTCCATCGGTCAGGCTTTGGAAGATATGGAGATGACGGATATCGCCTTCTCCCAGTTGAGAGAACCACTGCCTCCTGATACTTCAATTGTATTGGTAAATTTTGGCCCGTTAGACCGCCAGGGAATTGCCGATCAGCTCAAAATTATTGATAAGTACAAGCCCAAAGTAATAGGCATAGATAGTTTTTTTAAAGGCTATGGTTATGGCGGTACGGCTGAAGACACGTTAAAAACTTTATATCTCACTGAGGTACTTAACAATATTCAAGCGGAATTGGTGATGGTAGCGAAGGTGGAACAAACAGATTCATTGGCAGAAAAGTATGCTGGTGAGGAAATGTATGACTATTTATATTTATCTGACTCCATGTTCATTAAAAATGCGCATGCGGCAATTGCCAATCTGGATACGGATGCTGAGTTTCAAGATGATATTAAGATTTGCAGGAAGTTTCCACCTAAAAGAGAGGTGTTAGGAACAGGTGAAGAGTACCTTGCATTCGCAGCAAAAATGGCTGAATTATATGACCCATCAAGTACAAAACCTTTGTTAGAAAGAGATAAAGATTTTGAAATTATCAACTACCGGGGCGATTTCGTTAACTTCTTTGACCAAAGCCGTTTTTCAACTCGCTTCTATGCGCTGGATTGGTATCAGGTGTTGCAAGAAGATTTTGTGCCTGAAATAATTGAAGGAAAAATCGTTCTGTTTGGATACTTAGGTGAAGAATTTGGAGCAGCACAATGGGAGGATAAGTTTTTCACTCCTCTAAATACTAAAATAGCCGGTCGAGCCAATCCCGATATGTTTGGTCCTGTGATTCACGCCAATATCACGTCCATGATTTTAAATAGAGATTATGTAGATTCCTTAACTGAAACTCAGGAGATCGTGCTAGGGGTAATTTTGTGTTACCTGAACGTACTACTTTTCTCATTCATCTACAGAAATATGGGAGTGTGGTATGATGGTGCCACCAAACTAATTCAGGTGATAGAAGTAATGCTCATTCTATTTATTATTATTCAACTTTTTGCTACGGTAAGTTTTAAACTTGAAATATCGATAGGGTTATTCGCAGTAGCGTTGGCAGGTGATTTGCTAGAGGTGTATTACGGTGTTGTAAGAAACGCTGTGATGAAGCTAATGGATAGGGTATCTAAAAGAAAAAGAAAGGCGCCTGTAGTGAGTGAATAG
- a CDS encoding DUF5522 domain-containing protein, which yields MKTKSQFLSYSKVSKKKKPTGKPLYYIENGLYVFTEEYHLQRGYCCKSGCRHCPYGYKK from the coding sequence ATGAAAACAAAAAGCCAGTTTCTGTCTTATAGTAAAGTGAGTAAGAAAAAGAAGCCTACAGGAAAGCCATTGTATTATATTGAAAATGGCTTATATGTTTTTACAGAGGAGTATCATTTGCAAAGAGGGTATTGCTGTAAAAGCGGATGCAGGCATTGCCCTTATGGCTACAAAAAGTAG
- a CDS encoding sensor histidine kinase → MPKYLFRFLTAVFVFFFFKLTKAANLEEALHWHQASTNYMIYTVAVVMLLWEILDYAVNHFYKRVNTKQLEFRPSVIFFKSAMVCIPCVFLFSYIFNFHVIYWIPDECCTENPHFLSDAATGYVMGLLIIYYQLTKLTTKETVKNAREKEVIQKELLAAKYEGLKNQVNPHFLFNSFSTLASLVETHPKLAVEFIDKLSDLYRYVLEHDTDNLVSLQKELDFLNDYIFLLKIRHQDGIRIINNMTLPLDRVKIPSLSLQTLVENAVKHNAFSADEPLDIEISNEDDSYITIKNPRKPKSNPLATTKIGLKNLSNRIQLTLKKELEIREDDGNFVVKLPINLT, encoded by the coding sequence ATGCCCAAATACCTCTTCAGGTTCTTAACAGCTGTTTTCGTATTCTTTTTCTTTAAGCTTACGAAAGCAGCTAATTTAGAAGAGGCATTACACTGGCATCAGGCTTCAACCAATTATATGATTTATACCGTAGCAGTAGTAATGCTGTTATGGGAAATATTGGATTACGCAGTAAACCATTTCTATAAGCGCGTAAATACCAAGCAACTTGAATTCAGGCCTTCGGTTATCTTTTTTAAAAGCGCAATGGTGTGTATTCCTTGCGTTTTTCTTTTTTCATACATCTTCAATTTTCATGTCATTTATTGGATCCCCGATGAATGCTGTACTGAAAACCCGCATTTTTTAAGTGACGCAGCAACTGGCTATGTCATGGGCCTTTTGATTATCTACTACCAACTTACCAAGCTTACTACTAAAGAAACTGTTAAAAACGCTCGTGAAAAAGAGGTGATTCAAAAAGAGCTATTGGCGGCAAAGTACGAAGGCCTTAAGAATCAGGTAAATCCGCATTTCTTGTTCAATAGCTTTAGCACATTGGCTTCATTGGTGGAGACTCATCCTAAATTAGCAGTAGAGTTTATCGATAAGCTTTCTGATTTATATCGCTATGTGTTGGAGCATGATACTGACAACCTAGTATCGCTACAAAAAGAGCTCGATTTTTTAAATGATTATATCTTCCTATTAAAAATTAGGCACCAGGATGGCATCAGAATTATTAATAATATGACGCTGCCGCTTGATAGGGTGAAAATTCCTTCTTTGTCACTTCAAACCCTGGTTGAAAATGCAGTGAAACACAATGCTTTTTCTGCTGATGAACCATTGGATATTGAAATCAGCAATGAAGATGACAGCTACATCACGATTAAGAACCCCCGAAAGCCCAAATCCAACCCTTTGGCAACCACAAAAATTGGACTGAAAAATCTCTCTAACCGTATTCAACTCACACTAAAAAAAGAGCTCGAAATTCGCGAAGATGATGGTAACTTTGTTGTGAAACTACCTATCAATTTGACTTGA
- a CDS encoding Nramp family divalent metal transporter — MTESVKNLLKTLGPGIVFAGMCIGVSHLVQSTRAGADYGFVLLPAVLAAVIFKYPFFEFSSRYTSATGKSILYGYDNLGRWILWLYGIVNVLTMFIVTAAIAFVAAGLMSTILQVEIGADALAALILLVCVIILAGGKYSALDGLLKVVSTVLLISTLVAAFVAFNKGVKPPVEGFIPNEVMSVVGITFLIALMGWMPTAVDMSAWTGLWAEERVKQTKYIPTLKETLLDFNIGYAITGVLAVVFLSLGALVMYGTGIELSNNSTGFASQLISLYTTSIGEWSYLIIAVAAFSTMFSTSITVLDGYGRAMNKVFVIITGQEKKWNYTFWVVVVALGAYLVLSQYLNNLKSLVDLATTISFVIAPLAAILNYKVIFSSEVNKDLQPPLWLKNLARAGIVFLSVFTLIYFYVLIVGL, encoded by the coding sequence ATGACAGAATCAGTTAAAAACTTATTAAAGACATTAGGGCCGGGGATTGTATTTGCTGGAATGTGTATTGGAGTTTCTCATTTAGTTCAATCAACCCGGGCAGGAGCAGATTATGGGTTTGTTTTATTACCTGCAGTTCTTGCGGCCGTTATCTTTAAGTACCCATTTTTCGAGTTTTCTTCAAGATACACTAGTGCAACGGGTAAGAGTATTTTATATGGTTATGATAATTTGGGTAGATGGATATTGTGGTTATATGGAATAGTGAATGTTCTAACCATGTTTATAGTCACCGCGGCAATTGCCTTTGTCGCGGCAGGCCTAATGAGTACTATCCTTCAAGTGGAGATTGGTGCTGATGCGTTGGCAGCCTTAATACTATTGGTGTGTGTGATTATTCTTGCTGGTGGTAAATACAGTGCACTTGATGGTCTACTGAAAGTAGTGAGTACTGTTTTACTTATTAGCACTCTTGTAGCTGCATTTGTTGCATTCAATAAAGGCGTAAAACCTCCGGTTGAAGGATTTATACCCAATGAGGTAATGTCGGTGGTGGGTATAACATTTTTAATAGCATTGATGGGGTGGATGCCTACTGCTGTGGATATGTCTGCCTGGACAGGCCTTTGGGCAGAGGAGCGAGTAAAACAAACCAAATATATACCCACCCTAAAAGAAACACTGCTCGATTTTAACATCGGGTATGCAATTACAGGTGTTCTGGCTGTCGTATTTTTATCTCTTGGCGCATTGGTGATGTATGGTACAGGAATTGAATTGTCTAACAACTCAACAGGTTTTGCCAGTCAGCTAATAAGCCTATACACAACATCTATTGGAGAATGGAGCTATTTGATTATTGCTGTAGCTGCCTTCAGTACCATGTTCAGCACATCGATAACCGTATTAGATGGCTACGGTAGAGCCATGAATAAAGTATTTGTGATAATAACCGGGCAGGAAAAAAAATGGAATTATACTTTTTGGGTAGTAGTTGTTGCGCTAGGAGCTTACCTTGTATTAAGCCAATATTTAAATAATTTAAAAAGCCTAGTGGATTTAGCAACCACTATTTCGTTTGTTATTGCCCCGCTTGCAGCCATACTCAATTATAAGGTTATTTTTTCGAGTGAAGTGAATAAAGATTTACAGCCACCTTTGTGGCTAAAAAACCTGGCTAGGGCCGGAATTGTCTTTCTTTCAGTATTTACGCTTATCTATTTTTATGTCTTAATTGTGGGGCTTTAA
- a CDS encoding Dph6-related ATP pyrophosphatase translates to MGKKPKIHISWSGGKDSALALHKIQQSDKYEIVGLHTVIEEDSGRVGIHNIKEEFIAAQAEELGLPLTKLYLKKKPMAYDKLMVEYYQSLKAEGIDYVMFGDIFLEDLKDFRESLMRKSGMRGLYPLWKKDSEKLIYEFLSEGFKTKLCAVDAKFIDAQWVGKALDSAFIMEHSNIDPCGENGEYHSFVVDGPIFKNQIPLKVTDKYEHDFTFKVKNKKGEEEVINDKFYFAEFELS, encoded by the coding sequence ATGGGTAAGAAGCCCAAAATCCATATCAGCTGGTCAGGAGGGAAGGATTCTGCTCTGGCGCTTCATAAAATCCAACAATCTGATAAATATGAGATCGTTGGGTTGCATACAGTCATTGAAGAAGACTCAGGACGTGTGGGTATTCACAATATCAAAGAAGAATTCATAGCTGCTCAGGCTGAAGAGTTAGGTCTACCTCTCACCAAACTTTATTTAAAAAAGAAACCCATGGCTTATGATAAGTTGATGGTGGAGTATTACCAAAGCTTAAAAGCTGAGGGCATTGATTACGTCATGTTTGGAGATATTTTCCTAGAGGATCTCAAAGATTTTCGCGAATCATTAATGCGGAAAAGTGGAATGAGGGGTCTATATCCTCTTTGGAAAAAAGATTCAGAAAAGCTCATTTATGAATTCCTAAGTGAGGGTTTTAAAACAAAACTCTGTGCGGTAGATGCCAAATTTATTGATGCCCAATGGGTAGGTAAAGCACTAGATTCGGCCTTCATAATGGAACATTCGAATATTGATCCTTGTGGTGAAAATGGTGAATATCACAGTTTTGTGGTAGATGGACCCATATTTAAAAATCAGATACCATTAAAAGTAACTGATAAATATGAGCACGATTTCACTTTTAAGGTGAAAAATAAAAAAGGAGAAGAAGAGGTGATTAATGATAAATTCTACTTTGCTGAATTCGAGTTATCTTGA